Proteins found in one Oreochromis niloticus isolate F11D_XX linkage group LG22, O_niloticus_UMD_NMBU, whole genome shotgun sequence genomic segment:
- the LOC100696557 gene encoding cell division control protein 42 homolog, whose protein sequence is MQTIKCVVVGDGAVGKTCLLISYTTNKFPSEYVPTVFDNYAVTVMIGGEPYTLGLFDTAGQEDYDRLRPLSYPQTDVFLVCFSVVSPSSFENVREKWVPEISHHCPRTPFLLVGTQVDLRDDSNTLEKLAKNKQRALSCESGEKLARELKAVKYVECSALTQRGLKNVFDEAILAALEPPDTKPKKRCILL, encoded by the exons ATGCAAACTATAAAGTGTGTGGTGGTGGGTGATGGTGCAGTGGGAAAGACATGCCTGCTCATCTCATACACGACCAACAAGTTTCCCTCTGAATACGTTCCTACG GTGTTCGACAACTATGCAGTGACTGTGATGATCGGCGGAGAACCGTACACTCTGGGACTGTTTGACActgcag GTCAGGAGGATTACGACAGACTGCGACCCCTCAGCTACCCTCAGACTGACGTCTTCCTCGTTTGTTTCTCTGTCGTATCACCTTCATCCTTCGAGAACGTCAGAGAGAAG TGGGTGCCAGAGATTTCACACCACTGCCCGCGGACGCCCTTCCTGCTGGTGGGGACTCAGGTGGATCTCAGAGACGACAGCAACACCCTGGAGAAGCTGGCCAAGAACAAACAGCGAGCCCTGAGCTGTGAGAGCGGAGAGAAGCTGGCTCGTGAGCTGAAGGCCGTCAAATACGTGGAGTGTTCGGCTCTGACGCAG aggggACTGAAGAACGTTTTTGACGAGGCCATCCTGGCAGCTCTGGAGCCTCCGGACACCAAACCCAAAAAGCGCTGCATTCTGTTGTAG